The proteins below are encoded in one region of Oncorhynchus tshawytscha isolate Ot180627B linkage group LG04, Otsh_v2.0, whole genome shotgun sequence:
- the LOC112249712 gene encoding fibroblast growth factor 10-like produces the protein MSTWAAGGSKAASAWSTSGSWFRSGSGSRFRSGSGSGLRSGSSSISGSSFSSLSLSLLLALLLSLSVSLVVCHQPLYKGRNQPHSPNSTLSAPVNSSLAGSRIGGTGQTGDPLGRTGGPLGRHVRSYNHLQGDVRWRKLFSFQKFFLRIDKYGRVNGTKSKDDPLSILEITSVDVGVVAIKGLGSNYYLAISTKGELYGAKEFGIDCTLKERIEENGYNTYASAEWRNKKRQMFVGLSVHGRPLRGKKTRRRNTATHFLPIMV, from the exons ATGAGCACATGGGCTGCTGGAGGGAGTAAGGCTGCCTCTGCCTGGTCCACCTCTGGGTCTTGGTTTAGGTCTGGCTCTGGGTCCAGGTTTAGGTCTGGTTCTGGGTCTGGGCTAAGGTCTGGCTCCAGCTCCATCTCTGGGTCCTCCTTTTCCAGCCTGTCACTGTCTCTGCTGCTAGCACTGctgctctccctttctgtctctttggTTGTCTGTCATCAACCTCTCTACAAAGGCAGGaaccagccccacagccccaacAGCACTCTTAGTGCCCCGGTGAACAGTTCCCTGGCTGGGTCCAGGATTGGAGGAACTGGGCAGACTGGGGATCCCTTAGGAAGGACAGGGGGTCCACTTGGGAGGCATGTACGCAGCTACAACCACCTGCAGGGAGATGTGCGGTGGAGAAAGCTCTTCTCCTTCCAGAAGTTCTTCCTGCGGATCGATAAGTATGGCAGAGTCAACGGGACCAAGAGCAAAGATGACCCACTCA GTATTCTGGAGATCACATCAGTGGATGTGGGCGTGGTGGCTATCAAAGGACTGGGCAGTAACTACTACCTGGCTATCAGCACCAAGGGAGAGCTGTATGGAGCG AAAGAGTTTGGCATTGACTGCACACTGAAGGAACGCATTGAGGAGAACGGCTATAACACCTACGCCTCAGCCGAGTGGAGGAACAAGAAGAGACAGATGTTTGTGGGCCTGAGTGTCCACGGGAGGCCACTGAGAGGGAAGAAAACACGGAGGAGGAATACGGCCACACACTTCCTCCCCATCAtggtgtga